In the genome of Neovison vison isolate M4711 chromosome 3, ASM_NN_V1, whole genome shotgun sequence, one region contains:
- the TMEM200C gene encoding transmembrane protein 200C: protein MIATGGLLRISARKQDPLRPPTQVPKRKRKAKKRRKNDVVVVKGKLKLCSISGLIALCGILVLLVGIAMAVVGYWPKANGTNREGGKQLPPAGSGHRAPTTANSNGSGSKNRSRSHLGTPGGVNSSLVGAPRSTPPARSAGPSSSSTSVGFFFRIFSGYLHSDKLKVFGPLIMGIGIFLFICANAVLHENRDKKTKIINLRDLYSTVIDVHSLRAKDLAAAAAAAAAAASSSSAPASAPTGAPPLNGFLSYVQSRGLELKPGSCGGSAGDAFGAAAMLARGSWPHPAALGGGGGGAKGAASPPDLASSPRCPREPPSLAEAVYSIYRERSGVASRRRAAAAAAAAVAAAAAATAAASSGGSPAPCSPPESWGRQSTASSLVGSSLSAFALLPLQGDRDGDGDGAGDGDGDAEGASCSWQRPPGERGSREIPRGELDLSLTDLRGAPGGSRWAPRELEEPEGAAAARTARGQGGRLPRTGRYAALRRRSTSGLPDYRAPPSPEPPPSPGSAELDSSLLAKAASPSPSLRLEDSPPARPDSPSSQSDDPSCCNKGYTPLREAGTSLESVVEAVASKSPDCEVPTAPGAQQRPPEDPSQGPPAGQSPQPVQRQFTNKEKLFMISRSHAIGVEDGELESTGI, encoded by the coding sequence ATGATAGCCACCGGCGGGCTCCTGAGGATTTCCGCCAGAAAGCAGGATCCCCTCCGCCCCCCAACCCAGGTCCCCAAGCGCAAGCGGAAAGCCAAGAAAAGGCGCAAGAACGATGTGGTGGTGGTGAAAGGCAAGCTAAAGCTGTGCTCCATCTCGGGGCTCATTGCCCTCTGCGGGATCCTGGTGCTGCTGGTGGGCATAGCCATGGCGGTCGTGGGCTACTGGCCCAAGGCCAATGGGACCAACAGGGAAGGGGGTAAGCAGCTGCCACCCGCAGGCAGCGGCCACCGTGCCCCGACCACGGCCAATAGCAACGGCAGTGGCAGCAAAAACCGGTCCAGGAGCCACCTGGGGACTCCGGGGGGTGTCAACTCGAGTTTGGTGGGCGCGCCCCGGAGCACACCTCCCGCGCGGTCCGCCGGCCCTTCGTCCTCTTCCACTTCTGTGGGTTTCTTCTTCCGCATCTTCTCCGGGTACCTGCACTCTGACAAACTCAAGGTCTTCGGGCCCCTCATCATGGGCATCGGCATCTTCCTCTTCATCTGCGCCAACGCGGTGCTCCACGAGAACCGAGACAAGAAGACCAAGATCATCAACCTGCGGGACCTCTACTCCACCGTCATCGACGTGCACAGTCTCCGCGCCAAAGACCTGGCTGCCGCCGcggctgctgccgccgccgccgcctcctcgtCCTCCGCCCCCGCTTCGGCGCCCACCGGGGCCCCGCCGCTCAACGGCTTCCTCAGCTACGTGCAGTCGCGGGGCCTGGAGCTGAAGCCCGGGAGCTGCGGCGGCAGCGCGGGGGACGCCTTCGGGGCGGCAGCGATGCTGGCCAGGGGCTCGTGGCCCCACCCCGCCGCgctgggcgggggcggcggcggggccaAGGGCGCCGCGTCCCCGCCGGACCTGGCCTCGTCCCCGCGCTGCCCGCGGGAGCCCCCGAGCCTGGCGGAGGCCGTGTACAGCATCTACCGCGAGCGCTCGGGCGTGGCCAGCCGTCGCCgggccgccgccgctgccgccgccgcggtggccgctgccgccgccgccaccgcggCCGCCAGCAGCGGCGGCAGCCCGGCGCCCTGCAGCCCACCCGAGAGCTGGGGGCGCCAAAGCACCGCCAGCTCCCTCGTGGGCTCCTCGCTGAGCGCCTTCGCGCTGCTACCCTTGCAAGGGGACCGCGACGGGGACGGGGATGGCGCTGGGGATGGGGACGGGGACGCGGAGGGCGCGAGCTGCAGCTGGCAGAGGCCGCCTGGGGAACGTGGCTCCCGAGAGATCCCGCGGGGCGAGCTCGACCTGAGCTTGACCGATCTCCGTGGTGCCCCGGGCGGCTCGCGCTGGGCGCCCAGAGAGCTGGAGGAGCCCGAgggcgcggcggcggcgcgcACCGCCAGGGGGCAGGGTGGCCGCCTGCCCAGGACCGGCAGGTATGCGGCCCTGCGGCGCCGCAGCACCAGCGGGCTCCCGGACTACAGGGCGCCACCGTCCCCCGAGCCCCCGCCCTCCCCGGGCAGCGCGGAGCTGGACTCGAGCCTTCTGGCCAAAGCTGCCTCCCCCTCTCCGTCCCTGCGGCTGGAGGACTCGCCCCCTGCCAGGCCGGACTCGCCGAGCTCCCAGTCGGATGACCCATCCTGCTGCAATAAGGGCTACACCCCCCTGCGGGAGGCTGGCACCTCTTTGGAGTCGGTTGTGGAAGCAGTAGCCAGTAAAAGTCCAGACTGTGAGGTCCCCACGGCCCCGGGGGCGCAGCAGAGGCCCCCCGAGGATCCCAGCCAAGGGCCACCCGCGGGCCAGTCACCTCAGCCGGTGCAGAGGCAGTTTACAAACAAGGAGAAACTCTTCATGATTTCCCGCTCTCACGCCATAGGGGTAGAGGATGGAGAACTGGAAAGTACTGGCATTTAG